In Fusobacterium canifelinum, a genomic segment contains:
- a CDS encoding HAD family hydrolase yields MIAAFFDIDGTIYRNALLIEHFKKMIKYELFDDTQYRLKVEEAYNLWDTRKGDYDDYLLDLTQLYVVAIKGLSVKYNDFISDQVLLLKGNRVYTYTRQMIEWHKKMGHKVFFISGSPAFLVSRMAKKMGVDDFCGSVYEIDEETQTFSGKILKPMWDSAHKQEAIENFIKKYNIDLSKSYAYGDTNGDFSMLSLVGNPRAINPSKELITRIKNDENLKSKTQIIIERKNVIYKLNSDVELIEF; encoded by the coding sequence ATGATTGCAGCTTTTTTTGATATAGATGGAACAATTTATAGAAATGCCTTACTTATTGAACATTTTAAAAAAATGATAAAGTATGAACTTTTTGATGATACACAATATAGATTAAAAGTTGAAGAAGCATATAATCTTTGGGACACAAGAAAAGGAGATTATGATGATTATTTACTTGACTTAACTCAACTATATGTAGTTGCAATAAAAGGCTTATCTGTAAAATATAATGACTTTATATCTGATCAAGTTTTACTTTTAAAAGGTAATAGAGTTTATACATATACAAGGCAAATGATTGAATGGCATAAGAAAATGGGACACAAAGTATTTTTTATATCAGGTAGTCCAGCATTTTTAGTTTCAAGAATGGCTAAAAAAATGGGAGTTGATGATTTTTGTGGTTCAGTTTATGAAATTGATGAAGAAACTCAAACATTCTCAGGTAAAATATTAAAACCTATGTGGGATTCTGCACATAAACAAGAAGCAATAGAAAATTTTATAAAAAAATATAATATTGATTTATCTAAAAGTTATGCCTATGGAGATACCAATGGAGACTTTTCAATGTTATCTTTAGTTGGGAATCCAAGAGCAATAAATCCTAGTAAAGAATTGATTACTAGAATAAAAAATGATGAAAATTTAAAATCTAAGACACAAATTATAATTGAAAGAAAGAACGTTATTTACAAATTAAATTCAGATGTTGAATTAATTGAATTTTAA
- a CDS encoding endonuclease/exonuclease/phosphatase family protein, translating to MKKGKFLLSVIFALFFGLSTLSAADEAYIASFNILRLGAAKKDMPQTAKILQGFDIVGLVEVINRDGVEELVDELNKQSDEKWDYHISPFGVGSSKYKEYFAYVYKKDKVKFIKSEGFYKDGKSSLLREPYGATFQIENFDFTFVLVHTIYGNNEAQRKAENFKMVDVYDYFQDRDKKENDIFIAGDFNLYALDESFRPLYKHTDKITYAIDPSIKTTIGTKGRANSYDNFFFSQKYSQEFTGSSGALDFSGDNPKLMREIISDHIPVFIVVEISKDDD from the coding sequence ATGAAAAAAGGAAAATTTTTATTGTCAGTTATATTTGCATTATTTTTTGGATTATCTACTTTAAGTGCAGCAGATGAAGCCTATATAGCAAGTTTTAATATTTTAAGATTAGGTGCTGCAAAAAAAGATATGCCTCAAACTGCAAAAATACTACAAGGTTTTGATATAGTTGGTTTAGTTGAAGTTATAAATAGAGATGGTGTTGAAGAGTTAGTAGATGAACTTAATAAACAAAGTGATGAAAAATGGGATTATCATATATCACCATTTGGAGTAGGTTCATCTAAGTATAAAGAATATTTTGCTTATGTATATAAAAAGGATAAGGTAAAATTTATAAAATCAGAAGGTTTCTATAAAGATGGTAAAAGTTCACTTTTAAGAGAACCTTATGGAGCAACATTTCAAATTGAAAATTTTGATTTTACTTTTGTTTTAGTTCATACGATTTATGGAAATAATGAAGCTCAAAGAAAAGCAGAAAACTTCAAAATGGTTGATGTTTATGATTATTTCCAAGATAGAGACAAAAAAGAAAATGATATTTTTATAGCAGGTGACTTCAATTTATATGCCTTAGATGAGTCTTTTAGACCACTATATAAACATACAGATAAAATTACTTATGCAATAGATCCTTCTATTAAGACTACAATTGGTACCAAGGGTAGAGCAAATTCTTATGATAATTTCTTTTTTAGTCAAAAATACTCTCAAGAATTTACAGGTTCAAGTGGAGCATTAGATTTTTCAGGAGATAATCCTAAATTAATGAGAGAAATAATTTCAGACCATATTCCAGTATTTATTGTTGTTGAAATTTCTAAGGATGATGACTAA
- a CDS encoding thiamine diphosphokinase has product MKIAYLFLNGELRGNKNFYLNFIKNHKGDIYCADGGANICYELNLIPNEIYGDLDSIQNEVKEFYQEKNVKFLKFQVEKDYTDSELVLNEIQNKYDLIYCIAGLGGSIDHELTNINLLAKYNNLIFISENEKIFKVDSDYEFNNMANTKISFIIFSDEVKTLTLKGFKYNIENLDVKKGEARCISNIIVENKANLSIKSGSLLCVIKEN; this is encoded by the coding sequence ATGAAAATTGCTTATTTATTTCTAAATGGAGAATTAAGAGGAAATAAAAATTTTTATTTAAATTTTATCAAAAATCACAAGGGAGATATTTACTGTGCCGATGGTGGGGCAAATATTTGTTATGAATTAAACTTAATACCAAATGAAATTTATGGCGATTTAGATTCTATTCAAAATGAAGTAAAAGAATTTTATCAAGAAAAAAATGTTAAATTTCTAAAATTCCAAGTTGAAAAAGATTATACAGATAGTGAATTAGTTTTAAATGAAATTCAAAATAAATATGATTTGATATATTGTATTGCAGGTTTGGGTGGAAGTATAGACCATGAACTTACAAATATAAATTTATTAGCTAAGTATAACAATTTAATTTTTATTTCTGAAAACGAAAAAATTTTTAAAGTTGATAGTGATTATGAATTTAATAATATGGCAAACACAAAAATATCTTTTATAATATTTTCAGATGAAGTAAAAACTTTGACACTAAAAGGTTTTAAGTATAATATTGAAAACTTGGATGTAAAAAAAGGTGAAGCTAGATGTATAAGTAATATTATTGTTGAAAATAAAGCTAATCTTTCAATAAAATCTGGTTCACTTTTATGTGTAATTAAAGAAAATTAA
- a CDS encoding thioesterase family protein: MLEVGMKLEVEKLVTDNDTAAKAASGAVEVLATPFMIAWMEEASLHLAQKGLEDGLTTVGTEVNIKHLKGTLVGKTVKIVSILKEIDRKKLVFDVEVFEDGVVVGTGTHTRFIIDPVKFYEKLKNTK, translated from the coding sequence ATGTTAGAAGTTGGAATGAAATTAGAAGTTGAAAAACTTGTAACTGATAATGATACTGCTGCAAAAGCTGCATCAGGTGCTGTTGAAGTTTTGGCTACTCCTTTCATGATAGCTTGGATGGAAGAAGCTTCTTTACATTTGGCACAAAAAGGATTAGAAGATGGACTAACAACAGTTGGAACAGAAGTTAATATTAAACATTTAAAAGGAACTTTGGTTGGGAAAACTGTTAAAATAGTTTCTATTTTAAAGGAAATAGATAGAAAAAAACTTGTATTTGATGTAGAAGTTTTTGAAGATGGAGTTGTTGTAGGAACAGGAACTCATACAAGGTTTATTATTGATCCAGTTAAATTTTATGAAAAATTGAAAAACACAAAATAA
- a CDS encoding uracil-xanthine permease family protein, translating to MEKLSLQTKIVLGMQHVLAMFGATVLVPFLTGLNPSIALICAGVGTLMFHSVTKGIVPVFLGSSFAFIGATALVFKEQGVAILKGGIISAGLVYVIMSFVILKFGVERIKSFFPPVVVGPIIMVIGLRLSPVALSMAGYNNNTFDRDSLIITLVVVVTMIFISILKKSFFRLVPILISVIIGYIVAYFMGDVDLSKVHEASWIGLPAGAWDTITTLPKFTFSGVVALAPIALVVFIEHIGDITTNGAVVGKDFFKNPGVHRTLLGDGIATMAAGLLGGPANTTYGENTGVLAVTKVYDPAILRIAACFAIVLGLIGKFGVILQTIPQPVMGGVSIILFGMIAAVGVRTIVEAQLDFTHSRNLMIAALIFVLGIAIGDITIWGTISISGLALAALVGIVLNKVLPEDK from the coding sequence ATGGAAAAACTTAGTTTACAAACAAAAATAGTATTGGGAATGCAACATGTACTTGCAATGTTCGGAGCAACTGTATTAGTGCCTTTTTTAACAGGACTTAATCCTTCAATAGCACTTATTTGTGCAGGAGTTGGAACTTTAATGTTTCATAGTGTAACAAAAGGAATAGTACCTGTATTTTTAGGCTCATCATTTGCTTTTATAGGAGCAACTGCCTTAGTTTTTAAAGAACAAGGTGTTGCAATATTAAAAGGTGGTATTATCTCTGCTGGTCTTGTATATGTTATTATGTCTTTTGTTATTTTGAAGTTTGGGGTTGAAAGAATAAAATCATTTTTTCCACCAGTTGTAGTAGGACCAATAATAATGGTTATTGGATTAAGACTTAGTCCAGTGGCATTAAGTATGGCAGGTTACAATAACAATACTTTTGATAGAGACAGTTTAATTATTACATTAGTTGTTGTTGTTACTATGATATTTATTAGTATCTTAAAGAAATCATTTTTTAGATTAGTTCCAATTTTGATTTCGGTCATAATTGGATATATTGTTGCATATTTTATGGGAGATGTTGATTTGTCAAAAGTACATGAAGCAAGTTGGATAGGCTTACCAGCAGGTGCTTGGGATACTATTACAACACTACCTAAATTCACTTTTTCAGGAGTTGTTGCACTTGCACCAATTGCATTAGTTGTATTTATAGAACATATTGGAGATATTACAACTAATGGAGCTGTTGTTGGAAAAGATTTCTTTAAAAATCCTGGAGTTCATAGAACATTATTAGGAGATGGGATTGCTACAATGGCAGCAGGACTTTTAGGAGGACCAGCTAACACAACTTATGGAGAAAATACGGGGGTTCTTGCAGTAACAAAAGTTTATGATCCTGCAATTTTAAGAATTGCAGCTTGTTTTGCAATAGTTTTAGGACTTATAGGAAAATTTGGAGTAATACTTCAAACAATACCTCAACCAGTTATGGGAGGAGTTTCTATAATACTATTTGGAATGATAGCAGCTGTTGGAGTAAGAACAATAGTTGAAGCTCAACTTGATTTTACACACTCAAGAAATTTAATGATAGCAGCTTTAATATTTGTTTTAGGAATTGCTATTGGAGATATAACTATTTGGGGAACAATTTCTATTTCAGGTCTAGCATTAGCAGCACTTGTTGGAATAGTTTTAAATAAAGTTCTACCAGAAGATAAATAA
- a CDS encoding S-ribosylhomocysteine lyase codes for MERIASFQVDHQKLNRGIYVSRLDEINGNYITTFDVRMKLPNREPVINIAELHTIEHLGATFLRNHPNRKDEIIYFGPMGCRTGFYVILKGKLESKDIVELMKEMFNFISEFEGDIPGASAIECGNYLDQNLPMARYEAKKYLEKTLNNIKEENLIYPK; via the coding sequence ATGGAAAGAATAGCAAGTTTTCAAGTTGACCATCAAAAATTAAATAGGGGGATTTATGTGTCAAGACTTGATGAAATAAATGGTAATTACATAACAACTTTTGATGTAAGAATGAAATTACCTAATAGGGAACCTGTTATAAATATTGCTGAGTTACATACAATAGAACATTTGGGGGCTACATTTTTAAGAAATCATCCTAATAGAAAAGATGAAATTATTTACTTTGGACCTATGGGTTGTAGAACAGGTTTTTATGTTATATTAAAAGGAAAATTGGAATCAAAAGATATAGTTGAACTTATGAAAGAAATGTTTAATTTCATAAGTGAATTTGAAGGAGATATTCCTGGTGCTTCTGCCATTGAATGTGGAAACTACTTAGATCAAAATTTACCTATGGCTAGATATGAAGCTAAAAAATATTTAGAAAAAACATTAAATAATATAAAGGAAGAAAATTTGATTTACCCTAAATAA
- the pepF gene encoding oligoendopeptidase F, giving the protein MKDRNKIDKKYKWNLNDIYENYDIWESDLEKFEKLTKEVPKFKGEIKKNPEKFVELELLMEKIAKLLDRLYLYPYMLKDLDSTDEMTSIKMQEIEMIYSKFATETAWISPEMLEIPEETMNDWIKKYPELEERKFNLSEMYRLRKHVLSEDKEELLSHFSQFMGSSSDIYAELSISDIKWNTVKFSTGEEIPVSNGVYSKILATNRNQEDRRLAFEALYKSYENSKNTFAAIYRAIVQRNVASCNARNYISSLDRALENKNIPREVYFSLVESAQENTAPLRRYVELRKQALKLKEYHYYDNSINIVDYDKVFKYDDAKEMVLKSVEPLGEDYQQKMKRAISEGWLDVFETKNKRSGAYSINIYDVHPYMLLNYQETMDDVFTLAHELGHTLHSMLSSEAQPYSTADYTIFVAEVASTFNERLILDYMLKNSNDSLEKIALLEQALGNIVGTYYIQTLFATYEYEAHKMIEEYKAITPDILSDIMFNLFKKYFGDTVTIDELQKIIWARIPHFYNSPFYVYQYATSFASSAKLYEDLKANPETREKYLTLLKSGGNNHPMEQLKLAGVDLTKKESFDAVAKEFDRLLDILEEELKKINLI; this is encoded by the coding sequence TTGAAAGATAGAAATAAAATAGATAAAAAATATAAATGGAATTTAAATGATATTTATGAAAATTATGATATATGGGAAAGTGATTTAGAAAAATTTGAAAAACTTACAAAAGAAGTTCCTAAATTTAAAGGTGAAATTAAAAAGAATCCTGAAAAGTTTGTAGAATTAGAGTTATTAATGGAAAAAATAGCTAAACTTTTAGATAGATTATATCTTTATCCATATATGTTAAAGGATTTAGATTCAACAGATGAAATGACTTCTATAAAAATGCAAGAGATAGAAATGATTTACTCAAAATTTGCAACTGAAACTGCTTGGATAAGTCCAGAAATGTTAGAAATTCCAGAAGAAACTATGAATGACTGGATAAAAAAATATCCTGAATTAGAAGAAAGAAAATTTAACTTATCAGAAATGTATAGATTAAGAAAACATGTACTTTCAGAAGATAAAGAAGAGCTACTTTCTCATTTTTCACAATTTATGGGTTCATCTTCTGATATATATGCTGAACTTTCAATATCAGATATAAAATGGAATACTGTTAAGTTTTCAACTGGAGAAGAAATTCCAGTATCAAATGGAGTTTATTCAAAAATTTTAGCAACTAATAGAAATCAAGAAGATAGAAGATTAGCTTTTGAAGCACTATATAAAAGTTATGAAAATAGTAAAAATACTTTTGCAGCAATATATAGAGCTATTGTACAAAGAAATGTTGCTTCTTGTAATGCTAGAAATTATATATCTTCACTTGATAGAGCCTTAGAAAATAAGAATATTCCTAGAGAAGTGTATTTTTCTTTGGTTGAATCTGCTCAAGAGAATACTGCACCTCTTAGAAGATATGTAGAACTTAGAAAACAAGCATTGAAATTAAAAGAATATCATTACTATGATAACAGTATAAATATAGTTGATTATGACAAAGTTTTTAAATATGATGATGCCAAGGAAATGGTTTTAAAGTCTGTTGAACCATTAGGAGAAGACTATCAACAAAAAATGAAAAGAGCTATAAGTGAAGGTTGGCTTGATGTATTTGAAACTAAAAATAAAAGAAGTGGAGCATATTCAATAAATATTTATGATGTTCACCCTTATATGCTTTTAAATTACCAAGAAACTATGGATGATGTATTTACTTTAGCTCATGAGTTAGGACATACATTACATAGTATGTTATCAAGTGAAGCACAACCTTATTCAACAGCAGATTATACAATATTTGTTGCAGAGGTAGCTTCAACATTCAATGAAAGATTAATCTTAGATTATATGTTAAAAAATTCAAATGATAGTTTAGAAAAGATAGCTTTACTTGAACAAGCATTAGGAAATATAGTGGGAACTTATTATATACAAACTCTGTTTGCAACTTATGAATATGAAGCACATAAAATGATAGAGGAATATAAGGCAATAACTCCTGATATTTTAAGTGATATTATGTTTAACTTATTTAAAAAATATTTTGGAGATACAGTTACAATAGATGAATTACAAAAAATTATTTGGGCTAGAATACCTCATTTTTATAATTCACCTTTCTATGTTTATCAATATGCAACTTCATTTGCAAGTTCAGCAAAACTATATGAAGACTTAAAAGCTAATCCTGAAACTAGAGAGAAATATTTAACTCTTTTAAAATCAGGTGGAAATAATCACCCTATGGAACAATTAAAATTAGCAGGTGTAGATTTAACTAAGAAGGAATCTTTTGATGCTGTTGCAAAAGAATTTGATAGATTACTTGATATTTTAGAAGAGGAATTAAAGAAAATAAATTTAATTTAA
- a CDS encoding ABC transporter permease, producing MKRYFLLMKAYLRGSLMYQLEYKFNFLVGGTFELIWMLMYIIFINVAFLHTKDINGWNKYQMLMLTFQGGLMDSIFTFAVVPGLKRLPELINTGKLDFLLLQPVNKKFNISFNEFDIPQIKNIFINIFGIIYCIKKLHIILTPTKILIYVLLSINGFLMIYSIMFILMSLAFWFMRMDIVMGIGSELITIGNKPISIYPNIIQKILIFIIPLFVCFNFPILYIVKDLNLYFIIYSFIATAVFFMILDYIFKGGLKRYVSAGS from the coding sequence GTGAAAAGATATTTTCTATTAATGAAAGCATATCTGCGAGGTTCTTTGATGTATCAATTGGAATATAAATTTAATTTTTTAGTTGGAGGAACTTTTGAGCTTATATGGATGCTTATGTATATAATATTTATAAATGTAGCATTTTTACATACTAAAGATATAAATGGCTGGAATAAATATCAAATGCTAATGCTTACCTTTCAAGGTGGACTTATGGATTCAATATTTACATTTGCAGTAGTACCAGGACTAAAAAGATTGCCAGAATTAATAAATACTGGAAAATTAGATTTTTTATTATTGCAACCTGTTAATAAAAAATTCAATATTTCATTTAATGAATTTGATATTCCGCAAATAAAAAATATTTTTATAAATATATTTGGAATTATTTATTGTATAAAAAAACTTCACATAATACTTACACCTACAAAAATTTTAATATATGTTTTACTATCAATTAATGGATTTTTAATGATTTATTCAATTATGTTTATATTAATGAGCTTAGCTTTCTGGTTTATGAGAATGGATATTGTTATGGGAATTGGTTCAGAATTGATTACTATTGGAAATAAACCAATATCAATTTATCCTAATATTATTCAAAAAATTTTGATATTTATCATACCTTTATTTGTATGTTTTAATTTCCCAATTCTATATATAGTAAAAGATCTAAATTTATATTTTATAATCTATTCTTTTATAGCCACAGCTGTCTTTTTTATGATTTTAGATTATATTTTTAAAGGAGGGTTAAAAAGATATGTCAGTGCAGGAAGTTAA
- a CDS encoding ABC transporter ATP-binding protein: MSVQEVNNEYVILTENLCKDYTYYKKEAGLKGSLKNLFHREKLIKKAVQNLSIKIPKGAIVGLVGLNGAGKTTTLKMLTGIIMPTRGKVEVLGYFPFDKKKEYLRHIAMVMGNKSQLWWDLPALDTFELNKIIYEIDDSEYKNTLNSMIEIMGVEKQLNVQVRRLSLGERMKMELIASLIHKPDIVFLDEPTIGLDVITQYNIRNFLKEYCTRYGSTILLTSHNFNDIVTLCDSIILINNGEMIYSDTFKNFQKKFFNQKYFVLKLKEPNVDEFIKKLHLESDIEVEKIDSNSIKIATENNKSLDILKNISGNFIQELNDINIENISMDDVIRKIYQK; encoded by the coding sequence ATGTCAGTGCAGGAAGTTAATAATGAATATGTAATTTTAACTGAAAATTTATGTAAAGATTATACTTATTATAAAAAAGAAGCAGGATTAAAAGGTAGCTTAAAAAATTTATTTCATCGTGAAAAACTTATTAAAAAAGCTGTACAAAATCTTTCTATAAAAATTCCTAAGGGAGCTATTGTCGGGCTTGTTGGTTTGAATGGAGCAGGAAAAACCACAACCTTAAAAATGTTGACAGGTATTATAATGCCAACAAGGGGGAAAGTGGAAGTGTTAGGGTATTTTCCTTTTGATAAAAAGAAAGAATATTTACGCCATATTGCTATGGTTATGGGAAATAAAAGTCAACTTTGGTGGGATTTACCTGCATTAGATACATTTGAATTAAATAAAATAATTTATGAAATTGATGATTCAGAATACAAAAATACTCTTAACTCTATGATTGAAATTATGGGAGTTGAAAAACAATTAAATGTTCAGGTTAGAAGATTATCTCTTGGAGAGAGAATGAAAATGGAGCTTATTGCTAGTTTAATTCATAAACCTGATATAGTATTTTTAGATGAACCTACAATAGGTTTAGATGTAATAACTCAATATAATATTAGAAATTTTTTAAAAGAATATTGTACGAGATATGGATCAACTATCCTTTTAACTAGCCATAATTTTAATGATATTGTAACACTTTGTGATTCCATAATTTTAATAAATAATGGAGAAATGATTTATTCAGATACATTTAAAAATTTTCAAAAGAAATTTTTTAATCAAAAATATTTTGTACTTAAATTAAAAGAGCCTAATGTAGATGAATTTATAAAAAAACTTCATTTAGAAAGTGATATTGAAGTAGAAAAAATAGATAGCAATTCAATTAAAATAGCAACTGAGAATAACAAAAGTTTGGATATATTGAAAAATATTTCTGGAAATTTTATTCAAGAGCTTAATGATATTAATATTGAGAATATTAGTATGGATGATGTTATAAGAAAAATCTATCAGAAATAA
- a CDS encoding ABC transporter permease: MKKYFKIFKISLISYLEYRVNFVLSFLFSLVPFAVSVLLWVAVAKQNEFIKVKGVVSYYFVVLIVSNITTTNSIIRFSDDIRLGELNKYLLKPYNYCFYNLMADLPQRIVFIVMNFIPLLLIYLFLHSYISLDLSLIKIFFFIIFLILGYLINFFIDFLIGLYSFYFSKVSSLYTSIKVLRNLSAGNIFPLLMLPTKIFFTLQILPFMYTSYIPTMLLLEKTSFDMILKNLFISVAWLSILCLFSAILWKRGMKKYSAYGG; encoded by the coding sequence GTGAAAAAATATTTTAAAATTTTTAAAATAAGTTTGATTAGTTATTTAGAATATAGAGTAAATTTTGTATTATCTTTTTTATTTTCCTTAGTTCCTTTTGCAGTAAGTGTTTTACTATGGGTGGCTGTAGCTAAACAAAATGAATTTATCAAAGTGAAAGGTGTTGTTAGTTACTATTTTGTAGTTCTTATAGTTAGCAATATAACTACCACAAATTCAATCATTAGATTTTCTGATGATATAAGGCTTGGAGAATTGAATAAATATCTTCTAAAGCCATATAACTACTGTTTCTATAATTTAATGGCTGATTTACCTCAAAGAATAGTTTTTATAGTTATGAATTTTATTCCTTTACTTTTAATTTATCTTTTTTTACATAGTTATATTAGTTTAGATTTATCATTAATAAAGATCTTCTTTTTTATTATATTTTTAATATTAGGATATTTAATTAATTTTTTTATAGATTTTTTAATCGGGCTTTACAGTTTTTATTTCTCCAAAGTTTCTTCACTTTATACTTCAATAAAAGTTTTAAGAAATTTATCTGCTGGAAATATTTTTCCACTTTTGATGCTACCAACTAAAATATTTTTTACTTTACAAATTTTACCTTTTATGTATACAAGTTATATTCCTACTATGCTTTTACTTGAAAAAACTTCTTTTGATATGATATTGAAAAATTTATTTATTTCAGTAGCATGGTTAAGTATACTTTGTTTGTTTTCAGCAATACTATGGAAAAGAGGTATGAAAAAATATTCTGCTTATGGGGGATAA
- a CDS encoding type II toxin-antitoxin system YafQ family toxin, producing MTNKKTKYTVKMTNKFKKDYKIIEKQGKNIKKLVEVIEMLAVGKQLDSKYKDHSLIGNYKGYRECHIFPDWILIYKHEEAILVLILARTGSHSELF from the coding sequence ATGACTAATAAAAAAACTAAATACACAGTAAAAATGACCAATAAATTTAAAAAGGATTATAAAATAATAGAAAAGCAGGGAAAAAACATTAAAAAATTAGTTGAAGTTATAGAAATGTTAGCTGTGGGAAAACAATTAGACTCTAAATATAAAGATCATAGTTTAATAGGAAATTATAAAGGTTATAGAGAATGTCATATTTTTCCAGATTGGATATTAATTTACAAACATGAAGAAGCTATATTAGTTTTAATATTGGCTAGAACAGGTAGTCATTCAGAATTATTTTAA
- a CDS encoding TrmH family RNA methyltransferase, which produces MEIIESKENKLIKSLKKLKQKKYRDSENKFLAEGYKFLDCNYSPEMIIVREDIYQSNFYFEKINKFSCKKVVVTTKIFEELSSQENSQGIIILYNKKANDLKSLSNNLVILDDVSDPGNLGTIIRICDATNFKDIVLTKGTVDAYNEKVIRATMGSILNVNLYYLGKSEIINFLKENNYSIISTYLDKTAIPYNKIKLKEKNAVIFGNEGNGISDDFINITNYKTIIPILSNTESLNVAVATGIILYKFREIEGAF; this is translated from the coding sequence ATGGAAATTATAGAAAGTAAAGAAAATAAATTAATAAAATCTTTAAAAAAATTAAAACAAAAAAAGTATAGAGATAGTGAAAATAAATTTTTAGCAGAGGGATATAAATTTTTAGATTGTAACTATTCCCCTGAAATGATAATTGTTAGAGAGGATATTTACCAATCTAATTTTTATTTTGAAAAAATAAATAAATTTTCTTGTAAAAAAGTTGTTGTGACAACTAAAATTTTTGAAGAATTAAGTTCACAGGAAAACTCACAAGGAATTATAATTCTATATAATAAAAAAGCTAATGATTTAAAATCTCTTTCAAATAATTTAGTTATTTTAGATGATGTGTCTGACCCTGGAAACTTAGGAACAATTATAAGGATTTGTGATGCAACTAACTTTAAAGATATTGTTTTAACTAAGGGGACAGTTGATGCATATAATGAAAAGGTTATAAGGGCAACTATGGGTTCAATCTTAAATGTAAATCTTTATTATTTAGGAAAATCTGAAATCATTAATTTTTTAAAAGAAAATAATTATTCTATAATTTCAACTTATTTAGATAAAACTGCTATTCCTTATAATAAAATAAAATTAAAAGAAAAAAATGCAGTAATTTTTGGAAATGAAGGAAATGGAATTAGTGATGATTTTATAAATATAACGAATTATAAAACAATTATTCCAATACTTTCAAATACAGAATCATTAAATGTTGCAGTAGCAACAGGTATTATCTTATATAAATTTAGAGAGATAGAGGGAGCTTTTTAA
- a CDS encoding NUDIX hydrolase, whose translation MKFKHISKKQVFKNDVITVFEEKLGLPNNNIVTWTFTGKKEVVAIIAEIDGDIIFVKQYRPAIKKELLEIPAGLVEKGEDIVEAAKREFEEEIGYRANKLEKICTYYNSAGVNAGQYHLFYASDLEKTHQHFDENEFLEIVRIPISEINIFSFEDSKTIIALSYLNMRNIVK comes from the coding sequence ATGAAATTTAAACATATATCAAAAAAGCAAGTTTTTAAAAATGATGTAATAACAGTTTTTGAGGAAAAGCTTGGCTTGCCTAATAACAATATTGTGACTTGGACATTTACAGGGAAAAAAGAAGTTGTTGCAATAATAGCAGAGATAGATGGTGATATTATTTTTGTTAAGCAATATAGACCAGCAATTAAAAAAGAACTTCTTGAAATCCCAGCAGGTTTAGTAGAAAAGGGAGAAGATATTGTTGAAGCTGCTAAAAGAGAATTTGAAGAAGAAATTGGTTATAGGGCAAATAAGTTAGAAAAAATATGTACTTACTATAATTCAGCAGGAGTAAATGCAGGACAATATCATTTATTCTATGCTAGTGATTTAGAGAAAACTCATCAACATTTTGATGAAAATGAATTTCTTGAAATTGTTAGAATACCTATAAGTGAAATAAATATTTTTAGTTTTGAAGATTCAAAAACTATAATTGCATTAAGTTATTTAAATATGAGAAATATAGTAAAATAG